In Streptomyces ambofaciens ATCC 23877, a single genomic region encodes these proteins:
- a CDS encoding DUF397 domain-containing protein, which translates to MLPELRWTKSSYSEAAGNACVEVATSRDGIAVRDSKRPANVFVTGRASFDALIESLRSGSLGSGH; encoded by the coding sequence GTGCTGCCCGAACTGAGATGGACCAAGTCCTCCTACTCCGAGGCGGCCGGAAACGCATGCGTCGAGGTCGCCACGTCACGGGACGGGATCGCCGTGCGGGACAGCAAACGCCCGGCGAACGTGTTCGTCACGGGCCGGGCGTCATTCGATGCGCTGATCGAGAGCCTCAGGTCCGGTTCACTCGGGTCCGGCCACTGA
- a CDS encoding M48 family metallopeptidase produces the protein MSTVVEQAIADLPVPRGWRWDVVVRPRRRTLGIEIAEDGRVLFAIPADADPKEIADAVRGRIPRLAAEVRRRQDLRAAEPVKDLIGGEGFAYLGRRYRLRLTPDGAGTHVRLRQGWLELPRTRSAAADAGPLVEWYCSRGERWLAARLPPLASLAGVRDPDGIEVRDLGRRWGACSPEGAITVHWAVIQLPVALVDLVLIHELCHLKHPGHGAAFRGAVRLALPDADARERQFAQEEPRLWRGAVSLPRH, from the coding sequence GTGAGCACCGTCGTCGAACAGGCCATCGCTGATCTCCCCGTGCCCAGGGGGTGGCGGTGGGATGTCGTCGTGCGGCCACGGCGCCGCACCCTCGGCATCGAGATCGCTGAGGACGGCCGGGTGCTCTTCGCGATTCCCGCCGACGCGGATCCCAAAGAGATCGCCGACGCGGTGCGTGGCCGCATCCCGCGTCTCGCCGCCGAGGTCCGCCGCCGTCAGGACCTGCGGGCGGCCGAACCGGTCAAGGACCTGATCGGTGGCGAAGGCTTCGCCTACCTGGGCCGCCGGTACCGGCTCAGGCTCACTCCCGACGGCGCCGGCACTCACGTACGACTGCGACAGGGATGGCTGGAGCTGCCCCGAACACGGTCGGCCGCCGCCGATGCCGGGCCCCTTGTCGAGTGGTACTGCAGTCGCGGGGAGCGCTGGCTCGCTGCCCGGCTGCCGCCGCTGGCCTCACTGGCGGGAGTGCGTGATCCGGACGGCATCGAGGTGCGGGACCTCGGCCGTCGCTGGGGTGCCTGTTCCCCGGAGGGCGCGATCACCGTGCACTGGGCGGTGATACAGCTGCCGGTCGCCCTGGTGGACCTCGTCCTGATCCATGAGCTCTGTCACCTCAAGCACCCCGGCCACGGAGCGGCTTTCCGAGGGGCCGTCCGGCTCGCGCTGCCCGACGCCGACGCGCGTGAACGGCAGTTCGCGCAGGAGGAGCCCCGACTGTGGCGCGGAGCTGTCTCCCTGCCAAGGCACTAG
- a CDS encoding helix-turn-helix domain-containing protein, giving the protein MAPRPTPSVRQRRFGRELRRLREAAGMSAPRAAELLGTDRTTISNVESGRFGISEPRLRRLTSIYECDNASLVNALAAMTGGRTRGWWDEYRGKIPPDFLDVSELEHYASGLRTLQMAHIPGVFQIEEHARALFDLYVPALPRLEVELRVAHRLSRHRVVEERAVPYTGLIHEAALRFQVGGRRTAKAQLNWLLAESERPNVTLLVIPLATEGFPMAGDTMMYVSASDSHLDTVEVDSPTGAVFFDSPTQLANFRRRLDLVEQVALNPEESRDRILEVVGEL; this is encoded by the coding sequence ATGGCACCACGACCGACGCCGTCCGTCCGGCAGCGCCGGTTCGGTCGAGAACTGCGCCGGCTACGCGAGGCCGCAGGAATGTCCGCCCCGCGAGCGGCCGAACTGCTTGGCACAGATCGGACCACCATCTCCAACGTGGAATCAGGGCGATTCGGCATCAGTGAGCCGCGACTCCGCCGCCTGACCAGCATCTACGAATGCGACAACGCCAGCCTCGTCAACGCCCTCGCCGCTATGACCGGCGGGCGGACACGTGGCTGGTGGGACGAGTACCGCGGCAAGATCCCGCCGGACTTTCTTGACGTGTCCGAACTGGAGCACTACGCCTCCGGCCTGCGCACACTCCAGATGGCGCACATCCCTGGCGTGTTTCAGATCGAGGAGCACGCGCGTGCGCTGTTCGACTTGTACGTTCCCGCGCTGCCACGTCTGGAGGTGGAACTGCGCGTAGCACACCGCCTGTCACGCCACCGAGTGGTCGAGGAGAGGGCCGTCCCCTACACGGGACTGATCCATGAAGCCGCGCTCCGGTTCCAGGTCGGTGGACGCCGAACAGCCAAAGCCCAGCTCAACTGGCTTCTGGCCGAAAGTGAACGCCCCAACGTAACTCTGCTCGTCATCCCGCTGGCCACGGAAGGGTTTCCGATGGCCGGGGACACCATGATGTACGTGTCGGCCTCCGACTCCCACCTCGACACCGTCGAGGTGGACTCCCCCACCGGCGCGGTGTTCTTCGACAGCCCCACCCAACTGGCCAACTTCCGGCGACGGCTGGACTTGGTCGAACAGGTGGCGTTGAATCCGGAGGAGTCGAGGGACCGGATCCTCGAAGTCGTCGGAGAACTCTAG
- a CDS encoding Uma2 family endonuclease, translating into MSTHPQPDDRYADIDHERALKHAIRYMAGSRVQIIEGIIQPVPPTWDHERVTRVIRRQIEDRVDELGCVEGSEDIDLPGSPNWYVPDIAVVPEGLAQGDNMVVPPDLTLLAVEVTPKSNGDTDRVTKRKRYAEYGAPLYLLVDRQNREVTLFSEPGGLGYTKADGPHPFGTPVTLPEPFGIVLDTTRL; encoded by the coding sequence ATGAGTACCCACCCGCAGCCCGACGACAGGTACGCGGACATCGATCACGAGCGTGCCCTGAAGCACGCCATCAGGTACATGGCCGGCAGCCGCGTACAGATCATCGAAGGGATCATCCAACCCGTGCCGCCGACCTGGGACCACGAACGCGTCACACGGGTCATTCGTCGGCAGATCGAGGACCGCGTCGACGAACTCGGCTGCGTCGAGGGCTCCGAGGACATCGACCTCCCTGGCTCGCCCAACTGGTACGTCCCGGACATCGCCGTCGTCCCCGAGGGACTCGCGCAGGGTGACAACATGGTTGTCCCCCCGGATCTGACGCTTCTGGCGGTCGAGGTCACCCCGAAGTCCAACGGCGACACGGACCGCGTCACCAAGCGCAAGCGCTACGCCGAGTACGGCGCTCCGCTGTACCTACTGGTCGACCGGCAGAACCGCGAAGTCACCCTCTTCTCCGAGCCGGGCGGACTCGGCTACACCAAGGCCGACGGCCCTCACCCCTTCGGTACCCCGGTCACCCTGCCCGAGCCCTTCGGGATCGTCCTGGACACCACGCGCCTCTGA
- a CDS encoding restriction endonuclease subunit S has protein sequence MGVEVPLHELLMDVGVGVAKGAKVEPPADDEWGLLRLGALTSGEFTASQAKRLVTWDPAYPRLEVRARDVLMVRVNGAQALVGASCVAKHVRPRLVLSDLMYRLVPDPERLNAEFLGLMLASDRVRRQVRRGMRGTSGQFQIPQAEVKKLQVPLFPLPEQRDIVAANEAFERRIGALERELAKLATLRRGIVDERATGPDARLGDLLTESPKNGYSASEVHEWTGMLVLGLGCLTNDGFVPRQLKRIPKSPLAERSRLADGDLLMSRANTRELVGLAARFRDVGQPCSYPDLMMRLRPDEDRCLTAYLELVLGSSRVRRDVQAGARGTSESMVKISAGTVESLRIPLPTITEQRKAVDAVMSVDRRSATVRVLLDKLRVTQRAVVEDLLSGRTRVNRT, from the coding sequence ATGGGCGTTGAGGTTCCGCTCCACGAGCTACTGATGGACGTCGGGGTCGGTGTGGCCAAGGGCGCGAAGGTTGAGCCACCGGCAGACGATGAGTGGGGCTTGCTTCGGCTGGGAGCCCTGACATCCGGAGAGTTCACGGCCTCGCAGGCCAAGCGGTTGGTGACGTGGGATCCGGCCTACCCGCGACTCGAAGTGCGTGCTCGCGATGTGCTTATGGTGCGCGTGAACGGAGCGCAGGCCCTTGTAGGGGCGTCATGCGTTGCAAAGCATGTTCGGCCTCGGCTTGTACTGTCCGACCTGATGTACCGGCTGGTGCCGGACCCGGAGCGGCTCAATGCCGAGTTCCTAGGTTTGATGCTGGCGAGCGACAGAGTGAGACGGCAGGTCCGGCGTGGAATGCGTGGGACGAGTGGCCAGTTCCAGATCCCTCAGGCCGAGGTGAAGAAGCTCCAGGTTCCTTTGTTCCCGCTGCCCGAACAGCGCGACATTGTCGCTGCGAACGAGGCGTTCGAGCGGCGGATCGGGGCGTTGGAGCGGGAGCTGGCGAAGCTGGCCACGCTTCGGAGAGGGATCGTTGACGAACGGGCCACAGGGCCTGATGCGCGACTTGGTGACCTACTCACTGAGAGCCCGAAGAACGGCTATTCGGCGTCCGAGGTCCATGAGTGGACCGGGATGCTCGTTCTGGGGCTCGGCTGCCTGACCAACGATGGGTTCGTCCCTCGCCAGTTGAAGCGGATCCCGAAGTCGCCGCTCGCTGAGCGCTCCCGTCTGGCTGACGGAGACTTGCTGATGAGCCGGGCCAACACCCGTGAACTCGTGGGTCTCGCCGCACGTTTCAGGGATGTCGGTCAGCCGTGCAGCTATCCGGACCTCATGATGCGATTGAGGCCGGACGAGGACCGATGCCTCACCGCGTACCTGGAGCTGGTACTTGGTTCTTCACGCGTCCGACGTGATGTGCAGGCAGGAGCGCGAGGAACCAGTGAGAGCATGGTCAAGATCAGTGCTGGCACAGTGGAATCGCTGAGAATCCCCCTGCCGACGATTACAGAGCAGCGGAAGGCGGTCGACGCAGTCATGTCGGTTGACCGGCGGTCCGCCACCGTACGAGTACTCCTCGACAAGCTTCGTGTCACGCAACGGGCCGTAGTAGAGGACCTGCTCAGTGGCCGGACCCGAGTGAACCGGACCTGA
- a CDS encoding type I restriction endonuclease subunit R — MAEQPEYVRTERPLIEQLTAMGWTHLRGGPTAGPATAPRASDRTSFETVVYTDRFKAAVARINPRPSDGKPWLSDAQLDHLLALVQGTAPGQGPKERGVAGNLEVTDLLRKGRNARTLPGWTKGDPEHIRLVDWDGEFGERPDTPGGGNDLLVVSQFRVERKGAAPVTPDLVLFVNGLPWVVIECKAPLVSGPQGDVRAALDDAVDQVLRYAGVNSPAAVPEFVRFAQVLVATDRDHAETGTVTAEPRHFAPWRTVAPASEDRVREEVRKPASAALTDQEILVAGMLRPAHLLDLVRDFTTRLGSGHRTVKLVGRHQQFKAVKALTRKLEERDRKAAAGLAVSHRGGVVWHTQGSGKSLTMAFLVRHLRSRPALKSHKVVVVTDRIDLEKQIRASLAATEEKVHRAPSVKRARKYLEVDVGDVVLVTLQKAQRDDTAYDGREESLPDAAPDDEEEGGGDEGYVQNRVANPHHHVVVLVDEAHRGQDKWQHARWRAMLPRAAFVGFTGTPVISSNRKRSEEIFGPYADTYTLRDAELDRSVVPVRYEAYAVPLDVIEQAALDARFDEKVPSDPELRAKVLHKFGRRKEILEAPSVIEAKAEHMLDHWARTALPDRFGAQIATVSRLAAVRYHTALLAARDRLVARLDALDPALIADPMAARYADDEERALLMLLPDREVLRTLEAAVVISPAGQGGSDPESWRPWITKSHQDAHIERFKNGLPPRDITADPAWNVRTHGLQPSGVGTPASGGQVWNVDLDLPADSGPPAPPDTEGGASPETMAFVVVQSMLLTGFDAPVEQVLYLDCKLSGAGLLQAVARTNRPYPAKKWGQVVDYVGIGPELARSLASYDQEHLRHVLGYRNVSVDHLQPDYEGPQPDGRGPDRDGLLLRSDAAAKALLEDLGAKVTRFLAGQDVTDPGDESQWEDFLGQRLDDPLLRGEFDERVRDFLTALNAVLPDPEALKYRELAGQLGTLQYMARRRYLDGREQFSPRRYGAKVRRLISQHIETTGIRQRIPPVELTDPEFMERVDANADPRARCSYMTGSLKLRITAKIGGDRAGYQRFSLRLEEIIARMRDDFEQAAADLARLVGDVAEAEREPENDDGLDSRTERLVLGLLQQHAEDAVREPWPPGTDLIRAARGLTVEMSVLVRRPQIHTQIAARNRMRSELCEHLETWLAMDWDDIGDLASHLTELAVERHEYFLGYRPRDEADGGDT, encoded by the coding sequence GTGGCGGAGCAGCCGGAGTACGTCAGGACCGAGCGTCCGCTGATCGAGCAGCTGACGGCGATGGGCTGGACCCATCTCCGGGGCGGCCCGACCGCCGGACCCGCCACCGCGCCGCGCGCCTCGGACCGTACGAGCTTCGAGACCGTCGTGTACACGGACCGGTTCAAGGCCGCCGTGGCCAGGATCAACCCGAGGCCGTCTGACGGGAAACCCTGGCTGAGCGACGCGCAGCTCGACCATCTCCTCGCCCTGGTCCAGGGCACCGCGCCGGGGCAGGGCCCGAAGGAACGCGGTGTCGCCGGGAACCTGGAGGTGACCGACCTCCTGCGCAAGGGCCGCAACGCCCGCACCCTGCCGGGCTGGACGAAGGGCGACCCCGAACACATACGGCTCGTCGACTGGGACGGCGAGTTCGGGGAGCGTCCGGACACGCCCGGCGGCGGCAACGACCTGCTCGTCGTCTCCCAGTTCCGGGTCGAGCGGAAGGGCGCCGCTCCCGTCACGCCCGACCTCGTGCTGTTCGTGAACGGGCTGCCCTGGGTGGTGATCGAGTGCAAGGCGCCCCTGGTGTCCGGACCTCAGGGAGACGTGCGGGCCGCCCTGGACGACGCCGTCGACCAGGTGCTCCGGTACGCGGGTGTCAACTCCCCGGCCGCCGTACCCGAGTTCGTCCGCTTCGCGCAGGTCCTTGTCGCCACCGACCGCGACCACGCCGAGACCGGCACGGTCACCGCAGAACCCCGGCACTTCGCCCCCTGGCGCACGGTCGCACCCGCGAGTGAGGACCGCGTACGCGAGGAGGTACGCAAGCCCGCGTCGGCAGCCCTCACCGACCAGGAGATCCTCGTCGCCGGGATGCTGCGCCCTGCCCATCTCCTCGACCTGGTACGGGACTTCACCACCCGGCTCGGAAGCGGTCACCGTACGGTCAAACTGGTCGGCCGCCACCAGCAGTTCAAGGCGGTGAAGGCACTCACGCGGAAGCTGGAGGAGCGGGACCGGAAGGCGGCGGCCGGCCTGGCCGTCAGCCACCGGGGCGGTGTCGTCTGGCACACCCAGGGCTCCGGCAAGAGCCTGACCATGGCGTTCCTGGTCCGGCACCTGCGCAGCCGTCCCGCTCTGAAGTCGCACAAGGTGGTCGTGGTCACCGACCGCATCGACCTGGAGAAGCAGATCCGGGCGAGCCTCGCCGCCACCGAGGAGAAGGTGCACCGCGCGCCGAGCGTCAAGCGGGCCAGAAAGTACCTGGAGGTGGATGTCGGGGACGTCGTCCTCGTCACCTTGCAGAAGGCGCAGCGTGATGACACGGCGTACGACGGCCGCGAGGAGTCACTGCCCGACGCCGCTCCCGACGACGAAGAGGAGGGCGGCGGGGACGAGGGATACGTACAGAACCGGGTGGCCAATCCGCACCACCATGTCGTCGTCCTCGTCGACGAGGCCCACCGGGGCCAGGACAAGTGGCAGCACGCCCGCTGGCGGGCCATGCTGCCGCGCGCCGCGTTCGTGGGCTTCACCGGCACCCCGGTGATCAGCAGCAACCGCAAACGCAGCGAGGAGATCTTCGGGCCGTACGCCGACACGTACACCCTGCGCGACGCCGAACTCGACCGGTCCGTCGTACCCGTCCGCTACGAGGCGTACGCCGTACCGCTGGATGTCATCGAACAGGCCGCCCTCGACGCCCGGTTCGACGAGAAGGTGCCGTCCGATCCGGAGCTGCGGGCCAAGGTGCTGCACAAGTTCGGCCGCCGCAAGGAGATTCTGGAAGCCCCTTCGGTGATCGAGGCCAAGGCCGAGCACATGCTCGACCACTGGGCCCGCACCGCGTTGCCCGACCGCTTCGGGGCGCAGATCGCCACCGTCTCCCGGCTCGCCGCCGTCCGCTACCACACCGCGCTGCTCGCCGCCCGCGACCGGCTGGTCGCCCGCCTGGACGCGCTCGACCCGGCCCTGATCGCCGACCCCATGGCTGCGCGCTACGCCGACGACGAGGAGCGGGCGCTCCTCATGCTCCTGCCGGACCGCGAGGTACTGAGAACGCTCGAAGCGGCCGTCGTCATCTCCCCGGCGGGCCAGGGCGGCAGCGATCCGGAGTCGTGGCGGCCTTGGATCACCAAGAGCCACCAGGACGCGCACATCGAACGCTTCAAGAACGGGCTGCCTCCGCGAGACATCACGGCCGACCCGGCATGGAACGTCAGGACGCACGGGCTGCAGCCGTCCGGCGTCGGCACCCCGGCGAGCGGTGGCCAGGTGTGGAACGTTGATCTCGACCTGCCCGCGGACAGCGGACCGCCCGCGCCGCCGGACACGGAGGGCGGCGCGTCACCGGAGACCATGGCCTTCGTGGTGGTCCAGTCGATGCTGCTCACCGGCTTCGACGCACCTGTCGAGCAGGTCCTCTACCTGGACTGCAAGCTGTCCGGCGCAGGACTGCTGCAGGCCGTGGCCCGCACCAACCGGCCCTACCCGGCCAAGAAGTGGGGCCAGGTCGTCGACTACGTCGGCATCGGTCCCGAACTGGCCCGCTCGCTCGCCTCCTACGATCAGGAGCACCTGCGGCACGTCCTCGGCTACCGGAACGTATCCGTGGACCACCTCCAGCCGGACTACGAGGGACCGCAGCCGGACGGCCGCGGCCCGGACCGGGACGGACTGCTGCTGCGGTCGGATGCCGCCGCCAAGGCCCTCCTGGAAGACCTCGGGGCGAAGGTCACCCGCTTCCTGGCCGGGCAGGACGTCACCGACCCCGGCGACGAGTCCCAGTGGGAGGACTTCCTCGGCCAACGCCTCGACGATCCGCTGCTGCGGGGTGAGTTCGACGAACGCGTCCGTGACTTCCTGACGGCGCTCAACGCGGTCCTGCCGGACCCGGAAGCCCTGAAGTACCGGGAGCTGGCAGGCCAGCTGGGCACACTGCAGTACATGGCCAGACGCCGCTACCTCGACGGCCGTGAACAGTTCAGCCCGCGCCGCTACGGGGCCAAGGTGCGCCGGCTCATCTCGCAGCACATCGAGACCACTGGGATCCGGCAGCGGATCCCACCCGTCGAACTCACCGACCCGGAGTTCATGGAACGGGTCGACGCGAATGCCGACCCCCGGGCGCGGTGCTCGTACATGACGGGCTCGCTGAAGCTGCGCATCACCGCGAAGATCGGCGGCGACCGGGCGGGCTACCAGCGGTTCAGTCTCCGGCTCGAAGAGATCATCGCGCGGATGCGGGACGACTTCGAGCAGGCCGCGGCAGACCTGGCACGTCTGGTCGGGGACGTGGCCGAGGCGGAGCGGGAGCCGGAGAACGACGACGGCCTCGACTCCCGGACCGAACGGCTGGTCCTCGGACTGCTCCAGCAGCACGCCGAAGACGCCGTGCGGGAACCGTGGCCGCCGGGCACCGATCTGATCCGGGCGGCCCGCGGCCTCACCGTGGAGATGTCGGTGCTCGTCCGGCGGCCGCAGATACACACGCAGATCGCCGCCCGCAACCGCATGCGCAGCGAACTCTGTGAGCACCTGGAGACCTGGCTCGCCATGGACTGGGACGACATCGGTGATCTCGCGAGCCATCTGACGGAGCTGGCCGTGGAGAGGCACGAGTACTTCCTCGGATACCGGCCGCGCGACGAGGCGGACGGCGGGGACACCTGA
- a CDS encoding ATP-binding protein codes for MSSNEQSTEPSNESTHPVSYDVGYGDHPAPLPFNAPWVYEIHFPCDPRGPRIVRGTLRAVLHAHGVGELADRAELLTCELATNSVRHTKGPVIVRMQWLYPALRVSVWDASPDLPPFAPGAAMPDPTAPCGRGLPIIESLADRWGGCGSVDGPNGGPGGKTIWFELALGGDFRSPSPALAA; via the coding sequence GTGAGCAGCAACGAACAGAGCACTGAACCGAGCAACGAATCGACCCACCCCGTCAGTTACGACGTCGGCTACGGCGACCACCCCGCCCCGCTTCCCTTCAACGCCCCCTGGGTGTACGAGATCCACTTCCCCTGCGACCCACGCGGCCCCCGGATCGTCCGGGGCACCCTCCGTGCCGTACTCCACGCGCACGGGGTCGGTGAACTCGCCGACCGAGCCGAGCTGTTGACCTGCGAGCTTGCCACCAACTCGGTGCGGCACACCAAGGGCCCGGTCATCGTCCGGATGCAGTGGCTGTACCCCGCGCTGCGGGTGAGCGTGTGGGACGCGAGTCCGGACCTGCCTCCGTTCGCCCCGGGCGCGGCGATGCCCGATCCCACCGCTCCCTGTGGCCGTGGGTTGCCGATCATCGAGAGTCTCGCCGACCGGTGGGGCGGCTGCGGGTCCGTCGACGGGCCGAATGGCGGACCGGGTGGCAAGACCATCTGGTTCGAGCTTGCCCTTGGCGGTGATTTCCGGTCGCCGTCCCCGGCGCTCGCGGCCTGA